Proteins encoded in a region of the Hypomesus transpacificus isolate Combined female unplaced genomic scaffold, fHypTra1 scaffold_60, whole genome shotgun sequence genome:
- the c1ql3a gene encoding complement C1q-like protein 3 gives MVLVLVILIPVLVNSAGTSAHYEMLGTCRMVCDPYGTKSPTSTATADTVRDNNLMQSLPTFIQGQKGEPGRPGKAGPRGPPGEPGPPGPSGPPGEKGEPGRPGLPGPPGSNAAAGAISAATYSTVPKIAFYAGLKKQHEGYEVLKFDDVVTNLGNHYDPATGKFTCSIPGIYFFTYHVLMRGGDGTSMWADLCKNNQVRASAIAQDADQNYDYASNSAVLHLEPGDEVYIKLDGGKAHGGNNNKYSTFSGFIIYAD, from the exons ATGGTGTTAGTGTTGGTGATTCTGATCCCGGTTCTGGTCAACTCCGCTGGTACCTCCGCACATTATGAGATGCTCGGAACCTGCCGAATGGTGTGCGATCCATACGGTACCAAATCTCCGACCAGTACCGCAACAGCAGACACTGTGCGAGACAACAACCTTATGCAGTCTTTACCAACTTTTATACAAGGACAGAAAGGAGAACCTGGCCGCCCGGGAAAGGCTGGCCCCAGGGGCCCGCCAGGTGAACCAGGTCCACCCGGTCCATCAGGGCCACCAGGGGAAAAAGGGGAACCTGGTCGGCCTGGACTTCCCGGACCCCCGGGATCAAATGCCGCCGCCGGGGCCATCAGCGCAGCCACATACAGCACCGTCCCCAAAATTGCGTTTTACGCAGGCCTTAAGAAGCAGCACGAGGGGTACGAGGTGCTGAAATTTGACGACGTTGTGACAAATCTAGGTAATCATTACGATCCAGCCACGGGGAAGTTCACTTGCTCTATACCTGGAATTTACTTCTTCACCTACCACGTCCTAATGCGCGGCGGAGACGGCACCAGCATGTGGGCTGATCTGTGCAAAAACAACCAG GTTCGTGCCAGTGCCATTGCCCAGGATGCTGACCAGAATTATGACTACGCCAGCAACAGTGCTGTCTTGCACCTAGAGCCGGGCGATGAGGTCTACATCAAGCTGGATGGGGGCAAGGCCCACGGTGGCAACAACAACAAGTACAGCACTTTTTCTGGATTCATCATCTATGCCGACTAG